From the Thunnus albacares chromosome 24, fThuAlb1.1, whole genome shotgun sequence genome, one window contains:
- the LOC122976283 gene encoding dynein light chain Tctex-type 3-like — protein sequence MTGMEEYHNGSEGSFNSEEADNIVKECIEGVVGNDDYNQTQVNKWTASIVERCLTQLVKQGKPYKYIVTCAVMQKTGAGLHTANSCYWDTAMDGSCTVRWENRTMYCVVSVFAVAVA from the exons ATGACAGGAATGGAGGAATATCATAACGGCAGCGAG GGCTCTTTCAACTCTGAAGAGGCTGATAATATTGTCAAAGAG tgtatCGAGGGCGTCGTAGGCAATGACGACTACAACCAGACTCAGGTGAACAAATGGACGGCCAGCATCGTGGAGCGCTGCCTCACACAGCTGGTCAAACAGGGGAAACCGTACAAGTACatcg TGACGTGTGCTGTGATGCAGAAAACCGGAGCCGGCCTCCACACAGCTAACTCCTGCTACTGGGACACCGCGATGGACG GAAGCTGCACTGTGAGATGGGAAAACCGCACCATGTACTGTGTGGTCAGTGTGTTCGCTGTGGCTGTCgcataa
- the LOC122976260 gene encoding cytochrome b-245 heavy chain, producing MGNFAANEGLSIFVILVWLGINAYLFVQFYMNFLVERWFYTRVLLGQALSWARAPAACLNFNCMLILLPVCRNLLSFLRGTIQLCSRTAARQLDRNLTFHKLVAYMIAFHTAVHIVAHLFNFEYFMDAQLNRNSSLLTFVLSEIGNGDNAAFLNPIRTNETNPTIVMFTTIAGLTGVAITLALILIITSSMEVIRRSYFEVFWYTHHLFVIFFIGLVFHGYGRIVRGQTLASLKTNKPDECETQFMDWGKNGSDCAVPVFAGNPPGTWKWVLAPMILYVCERLVRIYRSHQKVVITKVVMHPSKTLELQMKRKGFHMEVGQYVFIQCPSVSRLEWHPFTLTSAPEEDFFSAHIRIVGDWTQALYEACGGDKTEPQEAWNLPKVAIDGPFGTASEDVFRYEVVMLVGAGIGVTPFASILKSVWYKTIQNNQDVFTKKIYFYWLCPETQAFEWFADLLQVLEGQMAEKGMTNFLSYNIYLTRWKETEAAHFRVHHEAENDPITGLKQKTLYGKPNWDNEFTNIATKHPGTKVGVFLCGPPQLGKSLGKQCRSHSEADVKFIFNKENF from the exons atggGGAACTTTGCTGCAAATGAGGGACTCTCCATCTTTGTTATT CTGGTTTGGCTGGGGATCAACGCGTACCTGTTTGTCCAATTCTACATGAACTTCCTGGTCGAGAGGTGGTTTTACACTCGAGTGCTTCTCGGG CAAGCTCTCTCCTGGGCCAGAGCTCCTGCCGCCTGCCTCAACTTCAACTGTATGCTCATCCTGTTGCCGGTTTGCAGAAACCTGCTCTCCTTCCTCCGTGGCACCATTCAG ttATGTAGCCGCACAGCTGCTCGCCAACTGGACCGAAACCTCACTTTTCACAAACTGGTGGCTTATATGATCGCCTTTCATACAG CCGTGCACATTGTTGCACACTTGTTTAACTTTGAGTATTTCATGGATGCCCAGCTGAATCGCAACAGCAGCCTTCTTACCTTCGTCTTGTCTGAAATTGGTAACGGAGACAATGCCGCCTTCCTAAACCCCATCAGGACCAATGAGACG AACCCTACCATCGTCATGTTCACCACCATCGCCGGACTGACGGGTGTGGCCATCACGCTGgccctcatcctcatcatcacttCATCCATGGAGGTCATCCGAAGGTCGTACTTCGAGGTGTTCTGGTACACCCACCACCTCTTTGTCATCTTCTTCATCGGACTGGTGTTCCACGGCTACGG GCGGATTGTGCGAGGACAGACACTAGCTAGCCTGAAGACAAATAAGCCTGACGAGTGTGAAACCCAGTTTATGGACTGGGGGAAAAATGGGTCAGACTGTGCTGTGCCAGTGTTTGCCGGAAACCCGCCGGGG ACATGGAAGTGGGTTTTGGCCCCAATGATCCTCTATGTTTGCGAGAGGCTCGTCCGCATCTATCGATCCCACCAGAAAGTCGTCATCaccaag GTGGTGATGCACCCCTCCAAGACTCTGGAGCTGCAGATGAAGAGGAAAGGTTTCCACATGGAGGTGGGTCAGTACGTCTTCATCCAGTGTCCGTCCGTCTCCAGGCTGGAGTGGCACCCCTTCACCCTGACCTCGGCCCCCGAGGAGGACTTCTTCAGCGCCCACATCCGTATTGTCGGCGACTGGACTCAGGCACTGTACGAGGCCTGCGGAGGAGACAAAACCGAGCCTCAGGAGGCCTGGAACTTACCCAA ggtgGCCATAGACGGCCCGTTTGGTACCGCCAGTGAGGACGTGTTTCGTTATGAGGTGGTCATGCTGGTTGGTGCAGGAATTGGCGTGACTCCTTTCGCTTCCATCCTCAAGTCTGTGTGGTACAAAACCATCCAGAACAACCAGGATGTCTTCACCAAGAAG ATCTACTTCTACTGGCTGTGTCCGGAGACGCAGGCCTTCGAGTGGTTTGCAGACCTGCTGCAGGTCCTGGAGGGCCAGATGGCGGAGAAGGGCATGACCAACTTCCTCAGCTACAACATCTACCTCACCCGCTGGAAGGAGACCGAG gctgcTCACTTCCGTGTTCACCATGAAGCAGAAAACGATCCAATCACAGGGCTCAAACAGAAGACTCTTTATGGGAAACCCAACTGGGACAATGAGTTCACCAATATTGCCACAAAGCACCCGGG AACTAAAGTTGGAGTTTTCCTGTGCGGTCCGCCTCAGTTGGGCAAATCTCTGGGGAAACAGTGTCGGTCTCACTCAGAAGCTGACGTCAAGTTCATCTTCAACAAAGAAAACTTCTAA